From the genome of Geminocystis herdmanii PCC 6308, one region includes:
- a CDS encoding DUF5331 domain-containing protein yields the protein MEEFEEFKAQLKEKWLNYYQVNLSCLEKNKLQILQCEFPVNNVNTGAKEYQIRPIDSIILSIIISFDQKTKDYIQFLSMATNDTYRIVELLGLNFDPKIELEKRKEERAKNQLIEPPSPLDEFRNKNF from the coding sequence GTGGAAGAGTTTGAAGAATTTAAGGCTCAATTAAAAGAAAAATGGCTTAATTATTATCAGGTTAATTTATCGTGTTTAGAAAAAAATAAATTGCAAATTCTTCAATGTGAATTTCCAGTTAACAATGTTAACACTGGTGCAAAAGAATATCAAATTAGACCTATTGATTCTATAATTTTATCGATTATTATTTCTTTTGATCAAAAGACTAAAGATTATATACAATTTTTATCAATGGCGACAAATGATACATATAGAATAGTGGAATTATTAGGTTTAAATTTTGATCCTAAAATTGAACTCGAAAAAAGGAAAGAAGAAAGGGCAAAAAATCAATTAATTGAGCCTCCTTCTCCTTTAGATGAATTTAGGAATAAAAATTTCTAA